The window ATCTGATTAGAAGTAGAGATCCTTCCCGTCCCCACCTCACAATAACACTCTGTCTTGTGACCGCTTCCTTTTCAGGAGCCTCCACTGATGAGAGCACCCTGTCGGAATTCCTGCTGTCACCCTATCTGTGGCTGCTATCTGTGTCCTATCTGGTGGTGTTTGGGGTGAAGACAGTCTGCACAGACTGGGGCCAGCTGTTCCTCATTCAGGACAAGGGCCAGTCTGCGCTTATGGGTATGGAAGAGTTGGTGGACACCTCCGATTTCTGCTGAGAAATAAGTTGAGAGTTCGCTTATAATTTCTTTTGAATCACTATGTTCTTCTTCGTAGGTAGCTCATACATGAGTGCCCTGGAGGTTGGAGGCCTGTTGGGCAGTCTCGCTGCAGGTTACTTCTCTGACAAGGCGGTGGCCAAAGTGAGTTTATATCTGAATACATTCTaatacattttgtcatatggcTTTGTCAGCGTcagttttctccaggtgctccagctttctcccacagtccaaagacatgcaggttaattggtgactctaaattgtccgtaggtgtgaatgtgagtgtgaatggttgtctgtctctatgtgtcagccctgtgatagcctggcgacctgtccagggtgtaccctgcctctcgcccaatgtcagctgagataggctccagtccccccgcctccctcaagaggataagcggttacaaacatgaatgaatgaatggttgcCACACGATCCTGAAAGATTTTCATAGCAGAGAGCACAGAGCAAGTACTAAGGAGGTGCAACTTTATGATCATTAACCAGCACAATGATTAGCCCTGAATTGCCTCTgtccttcctcttcttttttgcATGCAAGTTAAAGGTGCACTCTGCaggatttttctaaaaaaattacatatagacagaagacagacagaagtaatccctctcagtcatcacttgcAACCGTCTAGAAGTGTGGTGTGGTGTATTTTTCGCAGGTCCCGtttcctgtattttcttttattcttcccattttatgtattcatgttaatgtgtttatGCGTGTGTACCCCCAcggtgctcaggtgaggttggggcttCATGGAAAGGTAGTGACCatgtgccagaccataagcagcagccATCTAAGAGAGACAGcacagaaaaatgcaaatacactgAGGAAAATGCTAAatgagtgaatctggggttggcttttgaATTCTCTTTCGATGGCTAGTGTGTTTTCAAACCGTACCTGAGAATCCTGCATTGTATACCTTTTAAGCATCAGCTGCTCTTAGTTACTCCTGAGCCTTTACAATACACCAGTGGTTtacaaactttttgtgcccacGGCACACCAAAGGGAAAGCCAAAATCTCAaagcacacctgtatttatatctgtgcacaatagcttctataacgtgtgttatcactcttatcaggacatgagacaataaaaataaggaaaaatacGACAGGAAGCTTTCGTGATACTGTCTACTTTCGGAGGTAGGTTGTCttcactggtgctttgttgtaagtTGCGCCgtacaataaagcgatccattgtcccactaATGACTGTCTCCTTTTAACTGTTaccatccctcacactggctgccaatcagggcttttgatgtgtcacacacttagaATTCCTAAGTGCAAATggcgacaaataggttccccatGAAgggtttttaaatgaaattaaataaattgctagagtttgcctctttattaggaaattggtgcacacaacataccgatacagtcaattaaaaatgaaatcacaactttttgtataggcccagctgaatattgcagtaataatgtgtggttgtTATAAAGTTCCACagcacacctggattggcatcacagcacaccatttgagaaacactgcaACACACCACAAAGTCGTATTTGTGTTAGTAATTTGCACAGAAGGGAAACTGCCTCTGTGAAAAGAGTGACATGTTCACTGTCAGTACGCTGAGGCGAAATATGTTAGGACCACCTCTGTGCATATTCTAAGTCTAAGATTGTCTCACAACccttaaaatgataataatcttTGCTTTTTGGCCTCCATTTCATGACTTACATGTATATTTCCCTACTTTGTACAGCAAGGCATGAAACTCTACGGCAACCCTCGGCATTTCATCCTGATCTGTATGATGGCTGGGATGTTTGTGTCCATGTACCTGTTCAGAGTCACAGTTTCTCCTGACAGCTCAAAGGTATCCGCTCCTACACTGACACCCCATTGGACAAAAAATGACTTACTCATAGTTGCCTTAATGCATGCTCATCTCATGACTGTACTTCTCATTTGTACGTTCAGGTGTGGATACTCAGTTTGGGTGCTGCTTTTGGTTTCTCCTCTTATGGACCAATAGCTTTATTTGGAGTTATAGCCAACGAGAGCGCCCCATCCAACTACTGTGGGACGTCACATGCTATTGTTGCCCTGATGGCCAACAGTAAGTTGAttggttttcattttttgaaCTGCTGCACCAGTAGTGTCTAAGTGATACAGTTtacttagtttagtttatatATCAGACAATTTGCTTTCTATAATCTCTAATCCTTGAAGTACTTATAATTTTGTGTCCTCCTCAGTTGGCGGTTTCCTGTCTGGACTACCCTTCAGCACCATTGCCAAGCACTACGGCTGGGAAACAGCCTTCTGGGTAGCAGAGGTCGTCTGTGGCATCACCACTATTGGATACTTCCTGCTGCGCAACATCCGCACCAAGATGGGTCACGTGTCCAAGAAGACCGACTAAAACATCATCACACCTCATCCTCCGCACCCAGAGGAAAACTGAGTATTCTGAGCCATCATCGTATTGTCAGATATTtcttacttgattttttttttttttttgtatacaaCAGTATTTTCTCTCTTCGACCAGACATAAACAGAAATGAAGCTCTCTTGAGTTGAGGGCTTTTTCTTCAGAAGCCTGTTGTGAAGGTGCTTTTCTACAAACTGTATTTAGTCTGTAAACATGGCATCAATGACTCAGCAAGGGAACATGAATGACTGCACATTATGTCATATAATGAAGTGTCGCAAAACACAATTACAGGAAAGTTATTTCAATCATAGGAGCACAAAACTGGAACCTGGTTAGGAAACTGGTACGTTGTACAGTATCTGTGTTAAAGAAACAACAACTCTGTAATATGACTCGTGATGGAATTACAACACTTGCACATCTTTTTTGTAGAAAGCTAAAATGTGGGGTCTTCCTTCTGAGAACAGTCAAAGGCTTGAATAAATGCTACTTTGTTGTTACGTTTTTTCAGTCACTTTCATTGTTTATTCTCAGTGTCCCTTAGACTACAGTTGAATGCCTCATTAATTCAACGTAtttgcagcaaaaacaaacatgatgtgaaaTTTTCGCAGCATTTAATCTTCAagtatttacaaaacaaaatgtatttacaatGTGTCAACTGATACCAACttggaaaaagacacaaaatccaCTTGTATTTCCCGCAAACTGAACGTAAACCAACTTTAAATGAAGTCAGGGGATCTGCTGTGGTTAGAAATGATAGCACGCTCTTTCCACTCCTCTCTGGTTCAAGATCCAGCTCCGAAGTTGCCAGCTTTCTCTGCGATCTCCAGCGAGCTCTTCAGATTCTGGTCAAATAGTTCACACCTGAAAATCCGACAAATAAAGTGACATCAAAGGACACGTGGGTGTTAGACACTGGACACTTGGTTTGTAATCTGAAATGTACCAAGTGCCAAATACTAATTTTCATCATCCTGAATCCCTCTGTTACCTGATCGGCATTTCCAAAGAATAAAAGGGGTTCTTGAGGGCAAAATCTGAATAGATCTCATAAATCTTCCTCAGTAGCGCATCAATACCAGACTGTCGAGGGTCCGCGAGCACGATGAACTTTATCCCTGAAAGAACAGAAATGGAACAAGCATTGAGAAAGACATCACTTTTAAAATTGCTACTGTCACACTTATAGTAAATAGATGTGTCATGTTGACGGCTCATTTATAAGGATGTAGCTGAGTGGGTGGATTTTTAGGGGGACTGGatttctctgcttttttctgtcagtggctttatgactgacaacaaaatcacTGCATGGGCCTTTGGTTCACCTGCAGTGACACTCACTTACACTACCGACCTGTGAGAGTCTGGAAGCAGTGGAGTTTGAACATGTCCGTCTCTAGCATCTCAATCCCTGAGCTGCCAACCTCAGGAGACAGCTGTGAACCTATAGCAAACAAGCTGGAGAAACACAAAGATAGGCAATTTAATGTTTGAGACAGGGATCAACTGATACTGACTGGTGCCAAAATTTACTTTAGTGAGCAGATTCCGACGTGACTATCTACAAGACAATACACTGTAGCTTTTACTGTGAAATCAGAAGTAGTTTTAAACATGGAGCCAAGCAACCAAACCTTTTTCCTTAATTTCCTCAATTTAAATTTGCACAAGCTGAAGAAGGGTGTTGATGTATGAATGTCTCTACTTATAGATATCAATTGATGTGTAGTTGCAGCCTCTACTGTGCACTACAGCCTGATCCATACTGGATTTTTGGAGTTGATTTTGATACTGATATTAGGgagtaaaaaaaatccaatattgatATATCAGCCGATATTACTTACacattatatacatatacaaaaacacatattttcttgCAACTAAACACTTATGACAAGGACATATAATGGAGGCAGgaaattttacattttgacaATAAACTTTACAGTTAAAAATGACCTCAGAGCAATGAAACAGTAAACTTCATGGGTGATTTAATGATTATAAATTATCCCAAGCATCTTTTTGTGCTTTGCGTTATGCAGAAATTTTCATATCAAGGCATATTGGATAACATGTACGTCAACACCGATATATCTGTGATAGGGGATGTATCGGTCAGGCTCTATTATGCACATAGAAGAATGACTTTAATTTGGTCCAGTTAGCAGGAAAATAGCACTGGTCTTGTGCTGGTACTCAGCACAGACAAATACCCTGAGTTTGGGTATCAGAACTGGAATCAGGGTAGAAAAAGATGCTTCATAATATATGGTAACCTTTACTGTGAAATCACAAGTAGTTTTAAAGAGCCAAGAGCAGGggatgtggtttggtgaagagATGAAGAAGCATGTACTTTAACTGAGTGAAGCCTTTTCCTTAATCTCCTAGATTTAAATTTGCAAAAGTTAGACAGATATGAATCGACAGAATATGACCTGATGTGTAGTTAGAGCCTGTCATTACTGTACAAATAGAGAAATGATCGTAATCAGTTCCAGTGAGGGGGGTTGGATAGAGAAATACCCTGAGAGTAGGTATCGGAATTGCCAACAGGATAGAAAAAGTCATGTCAGACACATCAGGCCCTGAGCTCTCTGTGAGACACTGATACGACTTACGAATGGAACATAGATGCCAGCATCAGCTTCTCATTGGAGCTCAGGCGTGCTCGTCCAAAGCGAATAGACACTGGGTAATTTGAGGGATCCTTTAAGTATTCAATGATGTCCTTTCCTTCTGCTGTGTTCTTGCCAAGCACATCGACTCCATTGATGGACAGCACTGCATGGCCCACTGCAGAATGACAACAAAGGTCATTCAGTTACAgaaaacacagtttaaagttAGACTTTATTGTGAAATACTTACACCACAGAACATTCAAAGGCATTTTCACAGCTGTAACATCATAGTAAGGCCACTTTAACTGCAAAATGTAGTACCATGCAGAGGCAGACTGCAGAGTAGGAACATTTTAGCCAATGTTTAACCAGAGGAAGCAATCCAAAATAAATGCTATCTAGTTAAACACTTGGCATAGATGACTGGTCCATTTATTAGTACATTTACTTGATTGGTTTAGATCCCACTTCCCTCCCTAGCTAGCTAGGTTAGCTAGTGAAATGAGCTACCGATATGTTACCTCTGATTCCGTCCCGCTGTCCAAACGACACGACGACCTTTTCATCGTGATGTTTGAGCACTAAATCTAAAGGATAGCTAAATGTTTTCTCGGCCTCCGCTCTCGGGACATAGTTGTCATATTGGTAAATTAAACCTCCAGCCTTGTTCACCACATACACACTGAAGATCACCATCTTTGCGGCGCCCTGCTCAGCTGACACAACTGTCACGTGACGTCACAGTGTAAAACGACTACAACAAATCTATACGAGCTCATATTTAGCTagtttgtattttctttattaatttaAATCTTCGTTTTAATCTCAAACCTGTCGGTATAACTGTTGCGCAGCAAACTGTTGAGCCAATAACAATAAGAACAGTTAAACACGGAAGAACTCAATTTCCCATAATTCCCTTTTCCGTTTCCGCATATACAGGTTGACTAAGGGGCTCTTGCACGGGTGAACTTCCTTTCGCTCCGACATCTTGACgaggaaacatggtgaggatagATATTACGCGTTTTGTCGAAACAAATGAGACATTTCCCATGTTTCTGTAACTCATGCCGAGTTCTAATTACTGGGATTATCTGGCGGTGGATTTATATTATCCAACGATGTGATAAAAGTGTGTGGCCGAAGCAATAAGTTGTTAAATTTTACTCAATTAGCGgctggctagttagctagctagcttgctaattccaCCACGCTTTCATGCAACACACATAGCCTGGCTAAGTTGTCAGTCACAATTCAGCTAAAATGAGGGCTACATTTATACATGTACACATGCCGCTAACAGTGAAAGGTTAATACAATGTCTTCTTATTTTGACAATGACAATAATCAACGTAAAATGTGAGCCTTGTAACGCTTTTTGAGGACGCACACTAGGCCATCCCATGCCGGCCTGCCGAATTACTCTCAGGCTGCTGGCTCTGGTCATAACCGGGGTTGTTTTTTTGCCATCATTTAACTGCATAAGCATCCTTTACTCAAACACCCAGATGTTGAAGCGTGTGCACACAGGATCCATCTGTACCCACAGTTGAAATGTGAGACGCTGGAGGGTTATAATGTGTTGTCATCTGTTTTTAGCCTCCCAAGCAAGACAAGAAGAAGGACACTGGGAAGTCCAAGAAGGACAAGGACCCAGTCAACAAGTCCGGAGGCAAAGCCAAGAAGAAGGTATGCAGTGGTTAATGTTCATTGAGAGGGGCGGTACACATTAGATGTGGTTGCAGAATATATTTTTGATCTGGTACCCTGTAGCGCTCACCTGATCGAGACTTTATTCCTGTGTGGTTCTGAGCAGAAGTGGTCCAAGGGAAAAGTGAGGGATAAGCTCAACAACCTGGTCCTGTTCGACAAGGCAACCTACGACAAGTTGTACAAAGAAGTCCCCAACTACAAGCTCATCACCCCTGCCGTCGTGTCTGAGAGGCTGAAGATCCGTGGCTCCCTGGCCAGGAACGCCCTCCAGGAGCTGCTTGCCAAAGGTGAATTTGTCTGCCCCATAATCCCAAATAGTGCAGACTGGATCAGATACAAAACCTGCATCCAAATCACAGTCATATTACGAGATCATCTTGATGGGCTGTATGAGAGGGCTTGCG is drawn from Epinephelus fuscoguttatus linkage group LG5, E.fuscoguttatus.final_Chr_v1 and contains these coding sequences:
- the rps25 gene encoding 40S ribosomal protein S25, which encodes MPPKQDKKKDTGKSKKDKDPVNKSGGKAKKKKWSKGKVRDKLNNLVLFDKATYDKLYKEVPNYKLITPAVVSERLKIRGSLARNALQELLAKGMIKLVSKHRAQLIYTRNTKGGDEEAAAEKS
- the slc37a4a gene encoding glucose-6-phosphate exchanger SLC37A4a — encoded protein: MAKASYGYYRATIFLAMFVGYTLYYFNRKTFSFVMPSLMQEIELDKDDLGMITSSQSLAYAISKFISGVLSDQISARWLFSIGLCMVGGINVVFSWSSTVAVFSVLWFFNGLGQGLGWPPCGRVLRKWFEPSQFGTWWAVLSCSMNLAGSLGPIIATVLTQSYSWRTILSVSGMICVVASFCCLLLIKNEPKEVGLPNIDTGAKKSKGGASTDESTLSEFLLSPYLWLLSVSYLVVFGVKTVCTDWGQLFLIQDKGQSALMGSSYMSALEVGGLLGSLAAGYFSDKAVAKQGMKLYGNPRHFILICMMAGMFVSMYLFRVTVSPDSSKVWILSLGAAFGFSSYGPIALFGVIANESAPSNYCGTSHAIVALMANIGGFLSGLPFSTIAKHYGWETAFWVAEVVCGITTIGYFLLRNIRTKMGHVSKKTD
- the trappc4 gene encoding trafficking protein particle complex subunit 4 yields the protein MVIFSVYVVNKAGGLIYQYDNYVPRAEAEKTFSYPLDLVLKHHDEKVVVSFGQRDGIRVGHAVLSINGVDVLGKNTAEGKDIIEYLKDPSNYPVSIRFGRARLSSNEKLMLASMFHSLFAIGSQLSPEVGSSGIEMLETDMFKLHCFQTLTGIKFIVLADPRQSGIDALLRKIYEIYSDFALKNPFYSLEMPIRCELFDQNLKSSLEIAEKAGNFGAGS